Proteins co-encoded in one Saprospira grandis genomic window:
- a CDS encoding VanZ family protein — translation MLKRLFSSAYFLALIALALLSLWPLQLPASLNGLGWDKLAHFLFYFGLLLLGNSVWTKKRNNLYFSLALGLLLECLQDLSPYRQFDYWDLAANTIGALMGYYLLRKYSLFQ, via the coding sequence ATGCTTAAGCGACTTTTTTCCTCAGCCTATTTTTTGGCCCTGATTGCCTTGGCCTTGCTCTCGCTTTGGCCCCTGCAATTGCCCGCTAGCCTAAATGGCTTGGGCTGGGATAAATTAGCTCATTTTCTTTTTTACTTTGGCCTACTGCTCTTGGGCAATAGCGTCTGGACCAAAAAAAGAAATAACCTCTATTTTAGCCTCGCTTTGGGCCTCCTCCTAGAGTGTTTGCAAGACCTTAGCCCTTACCGTCAATTTGACTATTGGGATCTGGCCGCAAATACAATAGGCGCCCTTATGGGCTACTATTTATTAAGGAAATATTCATTGTTTCAATAA
- the gcvH gene encoding glycine cleavage system protein GcvH produces MNIPENLKYSKDHEWVRLEGEFAFVGITDFAQSELGDIVYVDISEEGEDLDAEEIFGSVEAVKTVSDLMMPISGEVVEFNEGLEDSPELVNSDPYGEGWMVKIKVRDAAEMDDLMDAAAYKAAINA; encoded by the coding sequence ATGAACATTCCAGAAAATCTGAAGTACAGTAAGGACCACGAATGGGTTCGCCTAGAAGGGGAGTTCGCTTTTGTTGGTATTACTGATTTTGCCCAATCCGAACTCGGAGATATTGTTTATGTTGATATTTCTGAAGAAGGGGAGGACCTAGACGCGGAGGAAATCTTTGGCTCTGTAGAAGCTGTAAAAACAGTTTCGGACCTAATGATGCCTATTAGCGGAGAGGTAGTAGAATTTAACGAAGGCCTAGAAGATAGCCCCGAGTTGGTCAACTCTGATCCCTACGGCGAAGGCTGGATGGTTAAAATCAAAGTTCGAGATGCTGCCGAAATGGACGATTTGATGGATGCCGCTGCTTATAAAGCAGCCATCAATGCTTAA
- a CDS encoding TonB-dependent receptor, with amino-acid sequence MMQNFKMSSLFLLLFGLFSFSLMAQNGGIRGTLLDDETGMPIPFTPVYLNNGEYNALSGDDGFYTIANVPPGNYQLKCRSLGYDSLVVDVEVVAGKFMTVNLNMVPSAEQVGTVTVDADKEKAQNTVRVSVVQVTPKDIKRLPSTGGEADIAQYLQVIPGIVFTGDQGGQFYIRGGAPVQNKILLDGMTISNAFHSIGFFSVFETELIRSADVYTGGFSAKYGGRSSAIVDIRTRDGNKKRTAGMVSINPFVAKALIEGPIIPLGDDGGSSLSYFVTAKHSYLNESSKLLYKPILSREGTAVSDSTLPYSFTDFHAKLSFNAANGSRLNAYGFSHNDVANFGDVAKYSWNSAGGGINFRIVPGAAKIIMDGTLAYSLYGSNFEEGDGSRERRSDISNFNANFNFTYYMGLSRELNYGLEFNSVGTDFAFVNNNGIPIGQTQSNTEVAGYLRYQGRFGNLVIEPSLRAQYYASLGEFRAEPRLGLKYNITENIRLKMAGGMYSQNLISSVDERDVVNLFVGFLGGPDQQVFRITGYDEESQSPVYEATNSKLQTSIHAIGGLEFDAGKHLVFNVEPYIKWFPQIIGLNRNRTADTDQLQPTYIAEEGKAYGLDLSGTYEKDQLYLYLAYSLGHVRRDDGLQEFPAHFDRRHNLNFVGAYKLKFKSLPEDLSAEERRRRTEYPLELSLRWNLGSGFPFTQTQGFFTNYSFQDGINSDYITANNNPDTELGVLYSDELNGGRLPYYHRLDFSATYTFDLGRYSKLLLNASVTNMYDRANIFYFDRVRYQRVNQLPILPALGAVLKF; translated from the coding sequence ATGATGCAGAATTTTAAAATGAGCAGCCTCTTTTTGCTGCTTTTTGGCCTCTTTTCTTTTAGCCTTATGGCCCAAAATGGCGGAATAAGGGGTACCCTTTTAGATGATGAAACGGGAATGCCTATCCCTTTTACCCCCGTCTACCTCAATAACGGAGAGTATAATGCCCTCTCTGGAGATGATGGCTTCTATACCATCGCTAATGTGCCCCCAGGCAACTATCAACTCAAATGCCGTAGCCTCGGCTATGATAGTTTGGTAGTAGATGTAGAGGTTGTCGCCGGTAAGTTTATGACCGTAAACCTCAATATGGTCCCCTCGGCCGAACAGGTAGGTACGGTAACCGTAGATGCAGATAAGGAAAAAGCCCAAAATACAGTGCGGGTCTCTGTGGTCCAAGTTACCCCCAAAGATATTAAACGCCTGCCCTCTACAGGTGGCGAGGCCGATATCGCCCAATACCTACAAGTTATTCCAGGTATTGTCTTTACTGGCGACCAAGGCGGACAGTTCTATATCCGTGGTGGCGCCCCCGTCCAAAATAAAATTCTACTCGATGGAATGACCATCTCTAACGCTTTTCACTCTATCGGCTTTTTCTCGGTCTTCGAAACAGAACTGATCCGTAGCGCCGATGTCTATACCGGCGGCTTTAGCGCCAAATATGGCGGCCGCTCTTCCGCTATTGTCGATATCCGAACCCGAGATGGAAATAAAAAGCGCACAGCGGGAATGGTTAGTATCAACCCTTTTGTCGCTAAAGCCCTAATTGAAGGACCCATTATCCCCCTAGGCGATGATGGCGGAAGTAGCCTCTCTTATTTTGTGACAGCCAAGCATTCTTACCTCAATGAAAGCTCTAAGTTACTCTATAAGCCTATCCTCAGCCGTGAAGGAACTGCCGTTTCTGATAGCACACTCCCTTATAGCTTTACCGATTTTCACGCAAAGCTCTCTTTTAATGCCGCCAACGGTAGCCGACTAAATGCCTACGGCTTTAGCCATAATGATGTGGCCAATTTTGGCGATGTGGCTAAGTATAGCTGGAATTCTGCCGGCGGTGGAATCAATTTCCGTATCGTCCCCGGCGCAGCCAAAATTATTATGGACGGTACCCTGGCCTACTCACTCTATGGCTCTAACTTTGAAGAAGGCGACGGTAGCCGCGAACGCCGTAGCGATATCTCTAATTTTAACGCCAACTTTAATTTTACCTATTATATGGGCCTCTCTAGAGAGCTCAATTATGGCCTAGAGTTCAATAGTGTCGGTACCGATTTCGCCTTTGTAAACAATAATGGTATTCCCATCGGCCAAACTCAATCTAATACAGAGGTAGCCGGCTATCTCCGCTATCAAGGCCGCTTTGGCAATTTGGTGATCGAACCTAGTTTGCGCGCTCAATATTATGCCTCTTTGGGCGAGTTTAGAGCAGAACCCCGCCTGGGCCTTAAGTATAATATTACCGAAAATATCCGCCTCAAAATGGCGGGCGGGATGTACTCCCAAAACTTAATCAGCTCTGTAGACGAACGAGATGTAGTTAACTTGTTTGTCGGCTTTTTGGGTGGGCCCGACCAACAGGTGTTCCGAATTACGGGCTATGATGAAGAAAGTCAATCGCCTGTTTATGAGGCCACCAATTCTAAACTGCAAACTTCTATTCATGCTATTGGCGGTCTAGAGTTTGACGCAGGTAAACATTTGGTCTTTAATGTAGAACCCTATATCAAATGGTTCCCCCAAATTATTGGCCTGAACCGCAACCGCACCGCCGATACCGACCAACTACAACCCACTTACATCGCCGAAGAAGGAAAAGCCTATGGCCTCGATCTCTCCGGAACTTATGAAAAAGATCAACTTTATCTCTATCTGGCCTACTCTCTAGGCCATGTCCGCCGAGATGATGGGCTGCAAGAGTTTCCCGCTCACTTCGACCGCCGCCATAATCTCAACTTTGTGGGCGCCTATAAACTGAAGTTTAAGTCCCTACCCGAAGACCTTTCTGCAGAGGAACGCCGCAGACGTACCGAGTACCCCCTAGAGCTCTCGCTCCGCTGGAATCTCGGCTCAGGTTTCCCCTTTACGCAAACTCAAGGCTTTTTTACTAATTATAGCTTCCAAGACGGCATCAATAGCGATTATATTACCGCCAATAATAATCCCGATACCGAATTGGGCGTGCTCTACAGCGATGAACTCAACGGTGGCCGCCTGCCTTATTATCATCGCCTCGATTTCTCGGCCACTTATACCTTTGACCTCGGCCGCTATAGCAAGTTGCTCCTCAATGCCAGTGTGACCAATATGTACGATCGAGCCAATATTTTCTACTTTGATCGCGTCCGCTACCAAAGAGTAAATCAATTGCCTATCCTCCCCGCCTTAGGCGCTGTACTCAAGTTCTAA
- a CDS encoding endonuclease, with protein sequence MHALLKLPVLALGLCLLALQQPLSAQDYQVAPIGFYNLENLFDTLDTPDKRDEEFTPTGRNKYNTEVYQSKMNNLSKVISEMATDITPDGVVILGVSEIENRKVLEDLVQQPKIKDRNYKIIHEESPDARGIDVALLYNPRYFRELSHKTLAVNFPRNEGDGTYHSRDILWVEGILGGTDTMHIFVNHWPSRRGGEKRSSPRREHAAKQCKAVIDSLIKINPNTKIFITGDLNDDPVSPSVKNVLQAKGKKKEVQTGGLFNPMWKKYKKGNGTLAWNDSWNLFDQTIISSAFLNKKQEGFFFQKAVVFRKGYLFQKEGRFKNAPKRTYSFGTFIGGYSDHLPVYSVFLRRVQR encoded by the coding sequence ATGCACGCTCTCTTGAAACTTCCTGTCTTGGCCCTAGGCCTTTGCCTCTTGGCTTTGCAGCAACCCCTTAGCGCCCAAGATTATCAGGTGGCGCCAATCGGATTTTATAACCTCGAAAATCTTTTTGATACCCTAGATACTCCCGATAAACGAGATGAGGAGTTTACGCCCACAGGCCGCAATAAATACAATACAGAGGTCTATCAATCCAAAATGAATAACCTCTCTAAGGTGATTAGCGAAATGGCTACCGATATTACGCCCGACGGAGTAGTGATTCTGGGCGTTTCCGAAATCGAAAACCGCAAGGTGCTCGAAGATTTGGTCCAACAACCCAAAATTAAAGACCGCAATTATAAAATTATCCATGAAGAGTCTCCCGATGCCCGCGGTATCGATGTAGCCCTGCTCTATAATCCTCGCTATTTCCGAGAACTTAGCCACAAAACCCTAGCCGTCAATTTCCCCCGCAATGAGGGCGATGGCACTTACCATTCTCGCGATATCCTTTGGGTAGAGGGTATTCTCGGCGGTACCGATACTATGCACATTTTTGTCAATCACTGGCCCTCTCGCCGTGGCGGAGAAAAACGCTCTTCTCCCCGCCGAGAACATGCCGCCAAACAATGTAAGGCCGTGATCGACTCGCTCATCAAGATTAACCCCAATACCAAAATCTTTATTACTGGCGACCTCAATGACGACCCCGTTAGCCCTTCTGTAAAAAATGTTTTGCAAGCCAAAGGCAAAAAGAAGGAGGTGCAAACTGGCGGACTCTTTAATCCCATGTGGAAAAAATACAAGAAAGGTAATGGTACCCTGGCCTGGAACGATAGCTGGAACCTCTTCGATCAAACGATCATCTCTTCGGCTTTCCTCAATAAAAAACAAGAGGGCTTTTTCTTCCAAAAGGCGGTGGTTTTCCGCAAAGGTTACCTTTTCCAAAAAGAGGGCAGATTCAAAAATGCTCCCAAAAGAACTTACTCTTTTGGCACTTTCATTGGCGGCTATAGCGATCACCTTCCCGTCTATAGCGTTTTCCTCCGCCGAGTACAACGATAA
- a CDS encoding carboxypeptidase-like regulatory domain-containing protein, giving the protein MKQLTTLFALLLLLGQTVWAQSGAGLKGSLKDSDNRPVDGVALSVDGQEAASSSNEEGYFELSGLSAGSHTLIFSKAGWNTYRLDVNLTEGTKDLGTIIMVQEGGIDMFSSEDLIPTVSLSDQDVSGGSGAGGSNVSGLLTSSRDVFYSTAAFAFSPLRFRIRGYDSEHSTVYINGLPMNSPENGFATWSLWGGLNDAMRNRSNTVGLAPTDYTFGGIGGATQIDMRASTQWKQLRVGLAASNRSYRVRPMFIYSTGLMPNGWAFSVSGSLRLAEQGQVDGSYYNAGSYYAAAEKRIGKKHAINLSIFGAPRARGKNAPVTAEMQEIAREANDDDGYFYNPYWGWQTQEDGSRVKRNSRYSYTHIPVIMLTHDWKITPSSKLTTSFGYQFGQNGSTALNWYNSSDPRPEYYRKWPSYFDNTDQATADALRAQYVANPEQLQLDWDNFYEVNRNSYDESISSTETRAKYIVEQRRYDVKQFNFNSIYRNFLNENVTINAGLNGQYYIGQNFKVLDDLLGADYYVDVDQFALRDSAQNEDFYQNDLDNPNAALTEGDRFGYDYESHIQNVAAWGQGQFKYGQLELFGAAELSYTQFWREGNMRNGRFPDNSLGKGEVFSDFNYNFKAGATYKLDGRNFFFLNGSYGTKAPYFRNSYVSARTRDQIVPGLQSKTIYGVEGGYLLKAPKAKARISGYYTAFQNEFYNRSFFSDNAFAADDGSLQSGYVNFVMDGINRRHMGLELAGEYEVLSGLKLRAVAAVGENIYTSRPNISIYLDNDPNTQVSSRTAYMKNAYVAGSPQIATSFAINYRSPKYWFVNLSFNYMARSFVDINPDRRTYEAVTYSADPTYQQQAVVPDSDQWNAILAQEELPAAFTVDLFAGKSLRLKTKKGKTYFLYFNLGVNNILNNRNMVSGGFEQLRYDFEEKDPEKFPTRYFYSYGINYFASITYRLPM; this is encoded by the coding sequence ATGAAACAGTTAACCACATTATTCGCCTTGCTTTTGCTCTTAGGGCAGACGGTTTGGGCACAATCTGGGGCGGGGCTAAAAGGCTCGCTTAAGGATAGTGACAACCGGCCTGTAGATGGAGTTGCCTTAAGTGTAGATGGCCAAGAAGCAGCCAGTTCTTCTAATGAAGAGGGCTACTTTGAGCTATCTGGACTGTCGGCAGGTAGCCACACCCTTATTTTTAGCAAAGCAGGTTGGAACACCTACCGCCTAGATGTAAACCTTACTGAAGGAACCAAAGATCTAGGGACAATCATCATGGTCCAAGAAGGAGGCATTGATATGTTTTCTAGTGAGGACCTCATTCCCACTGTTAGCCTTTCGGACCAAGACGTTTCTGGGGGCTCTGGTGCTGGAGGCTCTAATGTCTCTGGTCTATTGACTTCTTCTAGAGATGTATTTTATAGTACTGCCGCTTTTGCATTTAGCCCCTTGCGTTTCCGTATTCGTGGCTATGATTCTGAGCACTCTACGGTTTATATCAATGGATTGCCCATGAATTCTCCCGAGAACGGCTTTGCCACTTGGAGCCTTTGGGGTGGATTGAATGACGCTATGCGCAACCGTAGCAATACCGTTGGTTTGGCCCCTACTGATTATACCTTTGGTGGAATTGGTGGCGCTACTCAAATTGATATGCGTGCCTCTACACAATGGAAGCAACTTCGCGTGGGTTTAGCTGCTTCTAACCGCTCTTACCGCGTTCGTCCTATGTTTATCTACTCTACTGGCCTGATGCCTAACGGCTGGGCCTTTTCTGTAAGTGGATCTTTGCGTTTGGCCGAACAAGGACAGGTAGACGGTTCTTATTATAATGCAGGTTCTTACTATGCCGCTGCCGAAAAGCGCATTGGTAAAAAGCATGCCATCAACCTTTCTATTTTTGGCGCACCCAGAGCCCGAGGTAAAAATGCCCCCGTTACTGCTGAAATGCAAGAAATTGCCCGCGAAGCCAACGACGATGATGGCTATTTTTACAACCCTTACTGGGGCTGGCAAACCCAAGAGGATGGCAGCCGGGTAAAGCGTAACTCTCGCTACTCTTATACCCATATTCCCGTTATTATGCTTACGCATGACTGGAAAATCACGCCTTCTTCTAAATTGACCACTAGCTTCGGCTATCAGTTTGGACAAAACGGAAGCACGGCCCTCAACTGGTACAACTCTTCTGACCCTCGTCCAGAATACTACCGCAAATGGCCTAGCTATTTTGATAATACCGACCAAGCTACTGCCGATGCCCTACGCGCACAGTATGTAGCCAACCCCGAGCAACTACAACTCGATTGGGATAACTTCTATGAAGTAAACCGTAATAGCTACGATGAGTCGATTTCTAGCACAGAAACTCGCGCAAAGTATATCGTTGAACAGCGTCGCTACGATGTGAAACAATTTAACTTCAATAGTATCTACCGCAATTTCCTCAACGAAAATGTGACCATCAATGCCGGCCTTAACGGTCAATATTATATTGGCCAAAACTTTAAGGTCCTAGACGATCTCCTTGGCGCCGATTATTATGTAGATGTAGACCAGTTTGCCCTACGTGACTCGGCCCAAAATGAAGATTTCTACCAAAATGACCTCGATAACCCCAATGCCGCTCTTACAGAAGGCGATCGCTTTGGCTACGACTATGAGTCGCATATCCAAAATGTTGCCGCTTGGGGACAAGGCCAATTCAAATATGGACAACTAGAGCTCTTCGGCGCTGCCGAACTTAGCTATACCCAGTTCTGGAGAGAAGGAAATATGCGCAATGGCCGCTTCCCCGACAACTCTCTAGGTAAAGGTGAAGTTTTCTCTGATTTCAACTACAACTTTAAGGCGGGTGCCACCTATAAACTAGATGGCCGCAACTTTTTCTTCCTCAACGGAAGCTATGGTACCAAAGCCCCCTATTTCCGCAACTCTTATGTTTCGGCTCGTACCCGCGACCAAATCGTTCCCGGCCTACAAAGCAAAACGATTTATGGCGTAGAAGGAGGTTACCTCCTCAAAGCACCTAAGGCCAAGGCTCGTATCTCTGGCTACTATACCGCTTTCCAAAACGAATTCTATAACCGTAGCTTCTTCTCTGATAACGCCTTTGCCGCCGATGACGGAAGCCTACAAAGCGGTTATGTAAACTTTGTTATGGATGGTATCAACCGCCGCCATATGGGCCTCGAACTAGCCGGAGAATATGAAGTACTTAGCGGCCTTAAACTAAGAGCTGTTGCCGCTGTTGGCGAAAATATCTACACCAGCCGCCCCAATATCTCGATCTACCTAGATAATGACCCCAATACTCAGGTGTCTAGCCGTACCGCCTACATGAAAAACGCTTATGTAGCCGGATCTCCCCAAATCGCAACTTCTTTTGCAATCAACTACCGCTCACCTAAATACTGGTTTGTGAACCTCAGCTTCAACTATATGGCCCGCAGCTTCGTCGATATTAACCCCGACCGCCGCACTTATGAAGCCGTTACCTACAGCGCCGACCCCACTTACCAACAACAGGCCGTTGTCCCCGACTCTGATCAGTGGAATGCCATTTTGGCCCAAGAAGAACTACCCGCCGCCTTTACCGTGGACCTTTTCGCAGGTAAGTCGCTTCGCCTAAAAACCAAAAAAGGCAAAACCTACTTCCTCTACTTTAACCTAGGGGTAAATAATATTTTGAACAACCGCAACATGGTTAGCGGTGGCTTTGAACAACTTCGTTACGACTTTGAAGAAAAAGATCCCGAGAAGTTCCCTACTCGTTACTTCTATAGCTACGGCATCAATTACTTCGCAAGTATTACTTACCGTCTACCTATGTAG